GCTTAATACCCTGTTGGAGGTTAAAGAGGTTGAATAGCTCACACAATCCTGTAAAAATTACAACTGGCTGCCCTTTAATAAATAGTCATTGTAAAGAATTACATTTACAGAGTGACAAGTAAATACATAGCATTTCAGATTCAATTTTGGAAGTACTAATAAGTACTGACCCATAACAATATACACTAGCTACCTTTTTTAAACTGTCCATCATTAGCACCAATAGATTCAACAAAATTACCTTTATTCCCACATCTCAAAACAATTCTGCAAAATTTTAGTGACATTTAAGTATAGTCACAGACCTTAAATATTCACATTGTTTTCTATGTCATACTGAAAATAAGTTCACTACTTTTCTGGATAGTCTTTACAAAATCTTATTAAAACTCCTGGTATTATCATCCCCAAGTATACAGTAGCACAACCACCTTATGTTGTTTCACATGATAGCTCCTTAGAGGTTTCACATCTAAATTACCAAGAACAAaacccttccctccctcttcttgCACTCAGCTTAATTCTACACTAGTCCTTGGATTATGTACCACTGTGAAGGTATAACTGTATCAAAATGACCATGTTTATGAATACAATATTATGCCACACAGAGCAACAAAGTTACATGTAATGACAAAGTTACTGAAGTTATGCAAGACAAGAACAAATGTTAGGACACGCTGGCTAGGCAAAGTCCCGAGATATAGGCTCCTATCATCCTAAATTCAAATAACATTGACAAAAACTGAACAATTATCTTAAAATCATAAAGCTACTGGCAAATTAGGTAACTGCTAAATAAAAGTAAAGCATGAGATTAAACTCTCAATATTTACAACTGCAACATACTTGAGTAAAATTACAATTGTGCACATATCAGTGGCTTCGtaacaaaaataattcatataCAGAGGAAAAATTAAGACAGTTTTCAGTTCAATAAAAGTTGAATTGAACCCAGCTTACAGACATTTAACCACTCCAAGATTTACCACAGAATAAATTCAAGATAAGCTGATAAATCAGAGCCATGTTACTGGCATTTAAGAGAAACTTTAAACAAGTTAAAGTCTGTCATTTGTTCAGAAGTCAGATGACTGTGCAAATTTTATCTCAACAGGGATAGACTGAGATGTGCAAACAAATGTAAAACCTCCGCTAGTGTGGTTTACCTGGAGGCTGATCTTTTTTTCTCACAGAGCTTCCTGATAATCATATGCTATCAATACAGGTAACAATGCACAGTCagtgatgttttctttttatttattgttagaatataaaagaattgagagcaataggtttaatttcatttttataaggaAGACTGCATTCACCTGAAAAAGAAATACAGCATCACACAAACACACTTCAGGAGAGGAGTATATTGAAGAATATGTCATTCTGAATGCTAAAGGAAATGCAATCCCTGTTTACTGTTAAAACATGTAGTGTTAAAGTTCTTTGCTTAAGAAAAAAAGGTACTAATTTTTCACTAAGTTTTTGTGAATTCGGTTTTCAAATCACAGTAATCTACATACCCATTATTAACAGCTCTGTGTTTATAGTACTGCAACAAGCCAACAAACATTTAAATGCACTTCACATCAAGAGtatgtaaactttattttttcctcttcaagCCTTCAGAAAATTAGGGGCTATTTCAGCAGCCAATCTGGTCAGAACCTCTGAAGGCAAAAGCTCATTGCCTCACAGTGTAAATGACCATCCATGGCACTGCACACCCATCTGGTAGTGAAGTGTCCCCCTTCAGTGGCTTCCAGTAAGGCCTAGAGTTTAAGGTTAACATGAAAAAGTGccactttttttttagattagtGATGGACTCTGACAcaagataaaataaaagttattttgtaTATTGTTATACTTACAAGCAGCTCCAATCCTGAGTATTTATGGTAATATCTAAACATACAAAAATGTATGTACATTTTTCTCCACTCTCTTGTAAACAGCTGTCAGTATACTGTTTTATCCCTTTATCGATACATGCAAATCATACATACAAGTATaaatacacaaaagaaaacaatttacaCTCATTCAAAAgccaagcaacaacaacaaaaaatagctACAGTATTCAAATTATAAATAACAAATGCTTGAGGCATCTTATACTTCTAGAAGCAGCCAGCCATTCATCCTAATGTTCTTAGCTGCAATTGTGGAAATACTGAATTTTGCACCTTCCATGCTTTTACAGTATTTATAACACTATCATATGTGGAGATAAAGACTTGTTTACTATAATCTCTTCTTTTCAGAATGAAGAATAAAGCAGCActtacaaatattgaagcagtgGCAGCAAAAGCAGGTGTTACCACTGCTAGATCAGGAGGAAGTTTTCCATTCTAacaacttttaaattaaaaaagtaaaggaaaaattgaCCTAAACAAATGATTACATGTTCATTCCTTGGGCACTTAACAGCGAGTCCAGCATGTCGAATGTGTCTTTGTAGTCCATATGCTGGCTGTTTGTACTGTACTCGTGATTGGCATCAGGACCGTTGGTCTCCACTGGCTTCTTGTCCAGTTTCACGAGGGTGCTGAGATGTCCGTAGCCCACCTGGTATGTGAtagggggaggagggggtaaGGGATGGTTAAAAACAGAGTTGTGAGAGGATACATACTGCTTAACAGAGGAGGAAGAACTAGATGAACTACCTGAACTTTTGGAACTTTTGCTCATTTTGGAGTGGTGGTTGTGAGATGCATCATTGATATGCAGCTTCTTCCTTGAAGAGCTGGAACTAGAGGAAATGCCATCACTGCTCAGGCCAACAGGACTCCTCAGAACAGTGGGTGGTATTCCATCAGCACTCGGTTTACTGCCACCACTGCTGCAGCCACTATGTGAGTGGGAATGCTTGTGACTGCTGGTGTGGTGGCGATTTGAAGGATGCTCCTTATGCTTCTCCTTATGGTCTCTGCTAATATGAGGGCTTGAATGCTTGCTTTTCCCACTGCCTTCATCAGAAGAACTGTGTCTTTCTGAGGatgaaacttttattttcattttcagttcttctttaCTGGCATTTTTATCAGTGGGTGGTATTGGAATACGTAATTTCAGTGAGccactcttttcctttttatctgcCATGTATTTTTCAGGCTTTTCAGAATTTGAGAtgggaattttcattttaatgggaGAAGTCACAGAACTGCTGCTGGCTGCCTGTGACTGCACATGTTTGTGTTGCTGTTCTACCTGGGCAGCTACATAATGATCCCTCACATCCAGATCAAGAGTTTCTAGTTTAcgtttttctctgtatttatctAAAGACATTTTCTGAGGAATTATTCCAGGAGTAGCAGAAATTGGCCCATGGTGTttgctgctccctgctttatgAGTATATTCTTGTTTAACAGAAGAATGATCAGAAATTTTGTCAGACCTGTGATGTAATCCTGAATGCAGTGGTATAGAAGGCCCCTGCTGGAAGTTCATGTTGTACTGGTTACCAGACAAAGACGTCTCCTGTTTCTGTGAATATATCTGTTCTGTCCTTGCTGATTCTTGATGCTGAGGCCATTCTTGGTGTGACGACAAACTGTAGGAAGTACTTGGCATTCCTGTTGCTAACATTGACAAATTATCAGATGTATGGCTGTCTTGAACAGAAATATTTCCTGAATTTAGAGGTACTGGTGCAGGGAATGCTGATGTAGATGGTTTCTGAAAGCTTGGGTTTGTAGGCACACCAGTGACACTATCTACTAAAATGGAATTCTGGACCAAAGATGAACCAAGAAGCGGCGTCTCTGATACTTGTCCATCTACTTTTGGTTTCTTAGCTGCCTGATTAGCCtatttaaataaaacacaaaagaagCAATGACAGCAAAGGAATTGAATAAAAATTTCTCTGATTATACAAGtctatattaaaaatacagaagtaAAACCACCTGCATTCgagcaaataaattaataaagttaAAAGCACTAGTTTTGGAATTAGATCCAGGTTAAATCCTAGCTCAGCATTTGAGAAAGTATTTCTCTAGGCCTTAGTTTCCCCacttgtaaaatgaagataatacttTAGTCAGAATTAGTGcgaagattaaataagaaaatgtataGGTACTCAGCAAAGTTCATTGGACAGACTTAATATTCAGTTGAATAAACTATGAGTGTAACTTATTAGTTtgatatattataattatttaggaACAGGGAGAGAAGGATATTTAACCACAAAAATTCAAATTGGTTAGCTCTATAGTGTTTAGAGAAGTGACAAACTGATATTATTCTGTTAAACCCTGCCAATTATCTTACCCTCCAGTTTCGAATCCTCTTCAACCTACTAGGCGTTTTCTCCAATATTTGTAGAAACTCATGTGTtagctctaaaaataaaatttaaatttaaaacttagAAGGTGCCTTTAGGATTTATATTTCTCTCAAGTGGGCAATATTAAAAAGGGACCTCAAGAGTTCATGTACTTCACTGTCACCTCCTATTCTACAGTCAGCAGATCATTTTCAAAGATCATTTCCCACCCCTGAACTTAGAATCTATGGAAAatttagtagtagtagtaaaaaaaaaattcccccaaATACAAAATCTTGATTAGGCAAACAACACAATAATAACTGTTGTAGGCAAGATCTATCAATGGATTCATTTGAATTAATGGGCAAAACTTTGAGGAAACACAGTATTTATTTAATCCCAATGTATCTCCCCTAAAATATTagttacaaagagaaaaatatcaactTTTCAGTAGAGAAACCCAGAAGATACTACTTTAACCAAGTGATTGTGGTTGTCATTATCAGTAATAAAACATCAAATGATGTACCCTTCATAGGATGATGCAGAGTAGGGCACAACCTATTTCAGTAGTAGTATTATAAAAAAATGTGTAATGTCAAACTATGAGAAAACAGCAGACAGATCCCAATTCCAGCCATTACACAGTGTCTAGAAAAACTGACCGTTTATTTTTCCAAACTGTCAAATAGTGAAAGACTACCATAGATtgaagaaaacaaggaaacatgACAATGAAATTGGGTCCTTGAACCAAAAAAGGGTATTAGTGGAAAAACTgagaaaatccaaataaaatctATAGTTTAATTAGCAGTATTTTATCAATGCTAATTTCCTCGTTTGGATAATTATACATCAATATGTACGATGTTACCTTTAGGAGAAGCTGGATGAAAGATATATAGGAACTCCTTACTATTTTGcaatttaagtttaaaattattccaaaattaaatattaaaaaacgaAAAAAATTCCTCTGCTTATGATCATATTTCCTAGCAATAAACACTATTAATAATATATTGGGTAATACACTGACTGTACTTTtacatcaatttttttcttaaagtaagGATTATAGTAAGATGACTCACTTTTCCAAAGTGGCATGGTTATGATGAATTATAGTTTTATATCCTGAAACAACTTCATTAAAAAGTCACTGGCCATtctcaaaacaaatatttattagttaaatgaatttaaatatcACTTATAATATCAATTCAACCCTAATATTGGGGGGAGGAACCTTTGACCcatattcatttaatatttttcagtatAAACAACAGTAAGCTTCTTAATACTGGTGAagaaaaacattcaaagaaaattattctaggtaaatgaaaataaagataattagaatctttctttaaaaaagcagAGAGGATGCAAAAACTCAGCACCATTATAATTCACGAGCTCTCTAAAACCAGCCTGTGAAAAAGGTGTGCTAATAATTACGCCatgaaacaaaattaataaacaaaactAACACTTTTTGGGCAACTTCCTTGACAATTCCATGACTGTCTGTGCTAAACTCTCATAAGCTTTTTCATCCAGTTTGATAAAGATCCAGTGGAAAAGACCACTtttcttctctgaccatagtaAATCTAACAGATGCATAATACTTTGGGGTTCAACATTAACAAGAACTAGTTTTGACTCAATCTTTAACAGCCTGGTTGTCAAAGATTCCTAGTCCATGTAAAGTTCCTGGTCCAAGAGGTGGTACACAGCAGGCACAAGAtgccaatttttatttttcctttcttaagtATACTACTCTCTTAAATTTTCAGGACAGAAACAAAATAATCTTTCAAATAAGCACTGTTAATGTATGTAATTAGCTATAGGCTCAAAAaccaaaatgtgaaaattaaagCAGAAGCCCCATCCCTCAAAGCtaatgcaaaaaaatgaaaataaaaacacacagtAGGGTTTGCTATTaatcataaaacaaaaacataaaataaaacttacagCTAGGCTGTTTATTAAGCCTGCACTGTTTTTTGGAACAGTCATTAAGTGAATTATTTCAGTCAACTTTGATGCTTCTCACATCAAAGCTAAAATTCAGATACCTCTTAATAATTGTGTGTatgataaaaacagagaaaaggatGCTGCATAATACGCTAAAATTTcaatgcatttaagttccaagattGTTATTCAATGGCTATCTAAATGAATAATGGACTTGGGCCCTTTCATCATGGAAATCATGGAAGCAGAGGGTTATTTGGGTGGTCCCTCTTATGTCACAAATGAACAACAAGGGAAAAACCCAAAATTTTACTTTCTACCTAAGAAGATAAAAAGCAGATTACTGGTTTTTAGAAGATGGTATTTCCATTCATTGAAGATCTTCTCCTACTGGCCAAGCTTTGAAAAACCACTGATAATTTAAGGAAAATGGCAATAATCACATGACAGTAATACGGCATGAGAGATATATATACCCTGGGAGCAAATTTTCAGGGAAAAAACTAATCAGAAAAGAAAGGACTCCTATaagaagcacattttaaaacaggGCCAGCAAACTATGGCTAGTAGGTCAAATATGGCCTGTCACCTTTTCTTGTAAACTAAgtttactggaacacagccacatcCATTTGTTTACAAATTGTCTTTGGATGCTTTTCAGCTACAAGGATAGGTAGTGTTACCAGCTGCAACAGAAATCATAAGGCAAAAAAACCCTATAAGTGTTTCTATTTGGATTCTTCACAGCAAGAGTTTGCTGACCCTTATCTTAAAGAAACATCAAAATTTTATATTAAGACCACATTCCAAAGCTACAGGAGCCTCTCACTTTACGTAACAGATATTGTTGGTAGCAACAGATGTAAATCTGTTTTCCCAATTTGGCTTCAATTTTGTAAAGGAAGTTGGGAAAAGCCCACAGGAAAAATAAGCTTAAAACTGTATTTATGTTACTTACCAGTTTAGGTCAGTTATATAatgaatctatttttttctgaaatctaCAGTACAAGGCCTAATCCCCAAGAATCTCCCATGTTTGGCGAGCCttcataggggattcccaaattcCACATTCATAATTTACAGAATTCCTACCCCCAGTTTCCTCGTCTGTTGCTAAGTAATAATGCAAGGCAACAATGATATATTTCATTGTTAGTGGCACTACCAAGCAAGGAATGGTACACTGAAAATCCCTTTAGGTCactgtttcatatttttttcaataagTTAACAACCAActatacattttaaatgcaaCAAAATTATTATACTTAAGTAGGTATGCTTAGACTATCAACCTAGGATTATTTAGAAACCATATTTCTGTGAAAACCCCTGAAAGGTATTAGATACTCAGTGGCAGTTAATATGCCttcaattgtttttttccttcaggctAATGAATCCTTATTTTCAccttgttcatttgtttgcacaattatattttaaaaatatcttgtcAAACTGTTAAAAATGGAATtagttatgttttttaaaaaagtccttattttttaaaatacagactaAAATATTAATAGCTAAAATGATATGTGGTTAGCATCAAAATAACTGCAGGGAAGGGGTTTGAACAGCCAAAATTGGTAATTGTTAAGTTGGGAAATGGATAGgtacaaaatacagaaaaagatttttttcataataacaaaaacttaaataatttaaaaataaaaaatatttttctaaaaaaaacatGATTCTACTTACCATCTAGTAATTCTAGAGTAACTGTAGGATCCACATATTCCCACCAATGCTTTCCATCAGTTGACACAGGAATCTCCCAATTGGACCATTTGCAAGCCAAATGAATGCATACACATGCTATTACTGTTGGTTTGTATTGAAGACAGAAGGTGGTAAGGTGTAGACTGTTGTACAGCAGGTTTGAAAATGGAGAGCAACAGAAATTCAAAtatgcaaaacaaagaaaaacatttaccaataagattaaatacaaaattataaaggttttctttttaaaagtctaGAGTACAAAATCTTATTTATGAAATCAACAGCTAACACTAGTTGTAAAAAATTctaatattaatttatataataggATTATGAGTGTTTTCCATGCTCTCACtccaaaatttaatattttattagtaCTATTATATTATGAAATTTGTTTTTAGATCTaaattcaaagtatttttacttatttataaaagGAAGGGAAGATAGTATATTTGCAATTATCACTatttactaaaacaaaacaagcataacattttaaacttttatgtggtatttttgtttcttttgtaatttcatGGCAAAAATGTTAAGACTTTGTTATATTGACAGTAATTTCAATGGCACATTATAATCAGGGATTATATTATATATCACTTGATGTTGCTTAACTGATATATTCTTATTACAATTAACAAAATTCTCAAAAAAGTCAAGGACAATTATCTATGTAAACTCCACCTTCTTTTCAGCAAAGCTACAAAGAAAACTTACCTTCTGCTGAACAGCTTCAAGGTCCAAAGCTAAATACTACAAAAATACTACCTTTCTCCCTCCACTCTAAGCCAAAAACTGGACATGTAGTATGCCACAGCTAGTCTTTtctaatcaaaattttaaatttaagtgtTTTGCTCAGAAATTCCATGGATAGAGATTAAATCCCAACAACATATATCTAAGAAAATAGATTGGTACTTGCCAAtccaaaatttttaataaaacttcaCAATGACACAAGAAGTTAAGACAGAGCTGgtttatctccccctccccacaaaaCCCATTTAATAAACAATCTTAAATCATTAATATAATCAATTTAGAACACAACTGTATATTAGATATTAAAGGCTTTTTAAAACTCTCCTTCCAGTTCAACTTTGGAAATGATGAAAACATTTACTGATCAATCACAAACCCATAAAATTTTTGCCTTATATAAACTgaatggaagtttttttttttaaactaaaaactaAACCTATGTATATTCATGCACTGACAGGACTTGACTACTTCTAGTTTACTACTAGTGGGtattaactggaaaaaaaaacccattatataaatttattaaaaaaaaaaactttaatgatCATTTTAAAGTTAAGATTGTATcaatgtgaaatttaaaaaaatgtcattaaCTATAATTGTAAACTAGAAATAGCTTTATACTTACCAAGTTGCTCGAATTTCTATGTTAAGTTTAGCTCTTTGTAATCTTTAGCTGCTATTCAGGCTACCAATTTTAGACTTATGCACTCACAAATCGAGAATATGTCATCAGAAAGCACCACTACACTTCACATTGTGCATTTAACCCCTCTGTGCCAAAAGTCCCTTGTACAATACACCGCAAAGCAAACAGGAAGGTACCACCACAGTAGATGGTCCAGTCTCCTGTTGCAACAAGGGTAAGAGACACATTTGAGGGGGCCCTGCATTAAAGGAAGCTATAGTGTGCTACAACAGTGCAACAAAGAGGGTCAGGATAACAACCTGTTGGTAGCCATGAAATAGGATGTCTGTGCCAAATCCTTGCTtgctgtaagaaaagaaaaaaatgaagacaataacATCAGCTCTAACAGACAACCATCAAAAAGTTCTCAACACAACAAAAACTTCAAAGATTTGTACacaaaaagtaaattttacttaCTACTTACAAATATCACAAGAGCGCCATCATTTTCTATACTACTGAAAATCTTCAACAACATTCACTCAAATGTTTCTTGCTATCCCCCAAAGATCTGAGAAACAAGCCGATTTGCTTTTAGCTAGCCAGTTACAAGGGCTAAACTTGTTACTAAGTTAAGCATCTAGTCAGCTAAAAGTTGCAATAAAGCTTTCtcctggatttaaaaaaaaaaaaagaagaagaagaagaagaaaagattttGAAGTCTAATACAAAATACAGAGTTGCCTGCCTGATTTAATCCTCAGTCATATTTAAGTTGGCTTAAGTATTtccattaaacaaaaacaaaacaaaataagccCCAACCCACCAAAATCAGAGAGCAAAAACTGCTCAGTTTTTCATCATGCTACTAAGCATCAACAGAGAACAATCTAGAAACATCACCAGGGtgcagatatatatttatatatgaacctCCActatattatgttaaaaaatttaatagaatCCAGTTAAAGCAATGTTTAGAAAAGGTATGGTACTCTAGGGGAATCAGGATGGTTCAATAATGGTTCCCAAAGAAAAGCAATTTTCAACAACTAATAAGACATTGAAAtagttggtttttttccttctctaacaGGGATGTCCTTGCTACAGTTTCCCCTTTTTCAATTATA
The nucleotide sequence above comes from Dasypus novemcinctus isolate mDasNov1 chromosome 7, mDasNov1.1.hap2, whole genome shotgun sequence. Encoded proteins:
- the CCNT2 gene encoding cyclin-T2 isoform X3, whose protein sequence is MASGRGASSRWFFTREQLENTPSRRCGMEADKELSSRQQAANLIQEMGQRLNVSQLTINTAIVYMHRFYMHHSFTKFNRNIISPTALFLAAKVEEQARKLEHVIKVAHACLHPLEPLLDTKCDAYLQQTQELVILETIMLQTLGFEITIEHPHTDVVKCTQLVRASKDLAQTSYFMATNSLHLTTFCLQYKPTVIACVCIHLACKWSNWEIPVSTDGKHWWEYVDPTVTLELLDELTHEFLQILEKTPSRLKRIRNWRANQAAKKPKVDGQVSETPLLGSSLVQNSILVDSVTGVPTNPSFQKPSTSAFPAPVPLNSGNISVQDSHTSDNLSMLATGMPSTSYSLSSHQEWPQHQESARTEQIYSQKQETSLSGNQYNMNFQQGPSIPLHSGLHHRSDKISDHSSVKQEYTHKAGSSKHHGPISATPGIIPQKMSLDKYREKRKLETLDLDVRDHYVAAQVEQQHKHVQSQAASSSSVTSPIKMKIPISNSEKPEKYMADKKEKSGSLKLRIPIPPTDKNASKEELKMKIKVSSSERHSSSDEGSGKSKHSSPHISRDHKEKHKEHPSNRHHTSSHKHSHSHSGCSSGGSKPSADGIPPTVLRSPVGLSSDGISSSSSSSRKKLHINDASHNHHSKMSKSSKSSGSSSSSSSSVKQYVSSHNSVFNHPLPPPPPITYQVGYGHLSTLVKLDKKPVETNGPDANHEYSTNSQHMDYKDTFDMLDSLLSAQGMNM
- the CCNT2 gene encoding cyclin-T2 isoform X5; the protein is MASGRGASSRWFFTREQLENTPSRRCGMEADKELSSRQQAANLIQEMGQRLNVSQLTINTAIVYMHRFYMHHSFTKFNRNIISPTALFLAAKVEEQARKLEHVIKVAHACLHPLEPLLDTKCDAYLQQTQELVILETIMLQTLGFEITIEHPHTDVVKCTQLVRASKDLAQTSYFMATNSLHLTTFCLQYKPTVIACVCIHLACKWSNWEIPVSTDGKHWWEYVDPTVTLELLDELTHEFLQILEKTPSRLKRIRNWRANQAAKKPKVDGQVSETPLLGSSLVQNSILVDSVTGVPTNPSFQKPSTSAFPAPVPLNSGNISVQDSHTSDNLSMLATGMPSTSYSLSSHQEWPQHQESARTEQIYSQKQETSLSGNQYNMNFQQGPSIPLHSGLHHRSDKISDHSSVKQEYTHKAGSSKHHGPISATPGIIPQKMSLDKYREKRKLETLDLDVRDHYVAAQVEQQHKHVQSQAASSSSVTSPIKMKIPISNSEKPEKYMADKKEKSGSLKLRIPIPPTDKNASKEELKMKIKVSSSERHSSSDEGSGKSKHSSPHISRDHKEKHKEHPSNRHHTSSHKHSHSHSGCSSGGSKPSADGIPPTVLRSPVGLSSDGISSSSSSSRKKLHINDASHNHHSKMSKSSKSSGGLRTSQHPRETGQEASGDQRS
- the CCNT2 gene encoding cyclin-T2 isoform X2; the protein is MTSGAEHCGLVGESEAGRRKRKAKDLGEPLENTPSRRCGMEADKELSSRQQAANLIQEMGQRLNVSQLTINTAIVYMHRFYMHHSFTKFNRNIISPTALFLAAKVEEQARKLEHVIKVAHACLHPLEPLLDTKCDAYLQQTQELVILETIMLQTLGFEITIEHPHTDVVKCTQLVRASKDLAQTSYFMATNSLHLTTFCLQYKPTVIACVCIHLACKWSNWEIPVSTDGKHWWEYVDPTVTLELLDELTHEFLQILEKTPSRLKRIRNWRANQAAKKPKVDGQVSETPLLGSSLVQNSILVDSVTGVPTNPSFQKPSTSAFPAPVPLNSGNISVQDSHTSDNLSMLATGMPSTSYSLSSHQEWPQHQESARTEQIYSQKQETSLSGNQYNMNFQQGPSIPLHSGLHHRSDKISDHSSVKQEYTHKAGSSKHHGPISATPGIIPQKMSLDKYREKRKLETLDLDVRDHYVAAQVEQQHKHVQSQAASSSSVTSPIKMKIPISNSEKPEKYMADKKEKSGSLKLRIPIPPTDKNASKEELKMKIKVSSSERHSSSDEGSGKSKHSSPHISRDHKEKHKEHPSNRHHTSSHKHSHSHSGCSSGGSKPSADGIPPTVLRSPVGLSSDGISSSSSSSRKKLHINDASHNHHSKMSKSSKSSGSSSSSSSSVKQYVSSHNSVFNHPLPPPPPITYQVGYGHLSTLVKLDKKPVETNGPDANHEYSTNSQHMDYKDTFDMLDSLLSAQGMNM
- the CCNT2 gene encoding cyclin-T2 isoform X4, yielding MTSGAEHCGLVGESEAGRRKRKAKDLGEPLENTPSRRCGMEADKELSSRQQAANLIQEMGQRLNVSQLTINTAIVYMHRFYMHHSFTKFNRNGEGGGLKLNIISPTALFLAAKVEEQARKLEHVIKVAHACLHPLEPLLDTKCDAYLQQTQELVILETIMLQTLGFEITIEHPHTDVVKCTQLVRASKDLAQTSYFMATNSLHLTTFCLQYKPTVIACVCIHLACKWSNWEIPVSTDGKHWWEYVDPTVTLELLDELTHEFLQILEKTPSRLKRIRNWRANQAAKKPKVDGQVSETPLLGSSLVQNSILVDSVTGVPTNPSFQKPSTSAFPAPVPLNSGNISVQDSHTSDNLSMLATGMPSTSYSLSSHQEWPQHQESARTEQIYSQKQETSLSGNQYNMNFQQGPSIPLHSGLHHRSDKISDHSSVKQEYTHKAGSSKHHGPISATPGIIPQKMSLDKYREKRKLETLDLDVRDHYVAAQVEQQHKHVQSQAASSSSVTSPIKMKIPISNSEKPEKYMADKKEKSGSLKLRIPIPPTDKNASKEELKMKIKVSSSERHSSSDEGSGKSKHSSPHISRDHKEKHKEHPSNRHHTSSHKHSHSHSGCSSGGSKPSADGIPPTVLRSPVGLSSDGISSSSSSSRKKLHINDASHNHHSKMSKSSKSSGGLRTSQHPRETGQEASGDQRS
- the CCNT2 gene encoding cyclin-T2 isoform X1; this translates as MTSGAEHCGLVGESEAGRRKRKAKDLGEPLENTPSRRCGMEADKELSSRQQAANLIQEMGQRLNVSQLTINTAIVYMHRFYMHHSFTKFNRNGEGGGLKLNIISPTALFLAAKVEEQARKLEHVIKVAHACLHPLEPLLDTKCDAYLQQTQELVILETIMLQTLGFEITIEHPHTDVVKCTQLVRASKDLAQTSYFMATNSLHLTTFCLQYKPTVIACVCIHLACKWSNWEIPVSTDGKHWWEYVDPTVTLELLDELTHEFLQILEKTPSRLKRIRNWRANQAAKKPKVDGQVSETPLLGSSLVQNSILVDSVTGVPTNPSFQKPSTSAFPAPVPLNSGNISVQDSHTSDNLSMLATGMPSTSYSLSSHQEWPQHQESARTEQIYSQKQETSLSGNQYNMNFQQGPSIPLHSGLHHRSDKISDHSSVKQEYTHKAGSSKHHGPISATPGIIPQKMSLDKYREKRKLETLDLDVRDHYVAAQVEQQHKHVQSQAASSSSVTSPIKMKIPISNSEKPEKYMADKKEKSGSLKLRIPIPPTDKNASKEELKMKIKVSSSERHSSSDEGSGKSKHSSPHISRDHKEKHKEHPSNRHHTSSHKHSHSHSGCSSGGSKPSADGIPPTVLRSPVGLSSDGISSSSSSSRKKLHINDASHNHHSKMSKSSKSSGSSSSSSSSVKQYVSSHNSVFNHPLPPPPPITYQVGYGHLSTLVKLDKKPVETNGPDANHEYSTNSQHMDYKDTFDMLDSLLSAQGMNM